One genomic window of Caenorhabditis elegans chromosome I includes the following:
- the M01G12.9 gene encoding Decapping nuclease (Confirmed by transcript evidence) has protein sequence MAGIEITVIDYYHSKINKDSKMEIKIGELPKVLNKTYLGKLNATPSMNNPVKDTQGGEKQMESMLAYIKQKGWAGESKPNFVMNRNVIGAIPSSTGVENFIVFKTNDVQVIVKTPKEKGQESEGNQMEPWKSLIYGVNFEHHCTKTANEPLPTNDAVTKAVLKAHVPRTQEGSNNSSYSILYSAQIDGIDDKRQHYEMKVLNGGLTKYHLENSSCWFYWQSVFGNCNTLIVGSRTGKQDQDPKTLTKTRERQREELDDISYVSKFSAGKKRSSENKDTNHGSSKKSKSSSSSKTPEADNDSSKTPEADNDSSKTPEADNDSSKTPEADNDSSKTPEADNDSSKTPEADNDSSKTPEADNDSSKTLEADNDNHLRGLPELSLYRVRHLKREDIPKYKDVKWNIEDGKKRIQTFLEQVETEATENGSCYSCTIDFENKEEAWKIKKIKRKRIKGNTFLEEFTKLVHESIPS, from the exons ATGGCTGGCATTGAGATTACTGTGATAGATTattatcattcaaaaataaacaaggattccaaaat gGAAATCAAAATAGGCGAACTCCCGAAAGTTCTCAACAAAACGtatttgggaaaattgaatgCAACACCTTCCATGAACAACCCTGTTAAAGACACCCAAGGTGGAGAAAAGCAAATGGAATCCATGCTCGCTTATATCAAACAAAAAGGGTGGGCAGGCGAATCGAAACCCAATTTTGTTATGAATAGAAATGTGATAGGAGCAATTCCGTCATCGACCGGCGTAGAAAATTTTATCGTTTTCAAAACGAACGATGTTCAGGTTATAGTGAAAACTCCGAAAGAAAAAGGTCAGGAATCAGAAGGCAATCAAATGGAACCATGGAAATCACTCATTTATGGTGTAAACTTCGAACATCATTGCACCAAAACAGCAAATGAACCATTGCCTACCAATGATGCAGTTACGAAGGCAGTATTGAAGGCGCATGTTCCAAGAACACAAGAAGGTTCAAATAACTCGTCATATAGTATTCTCTACTCGGCACAGATTGACGGTATCGATGATAAAC GTCAACACTACGAGATGAAGGTTCTCAATGGAGGGCTAACAAAGTATCATCTGGAAAATAGTTCCTGCTGGTTTTACTGGCAATCAGTGTTTGGAAATTGTAATACTCTGATTGTTGGTTCAAGAACTGGCAAACAGGACCAGGATCCAAAGACATTGACAAAGACAAGAGAAAGACAAAGAGAAGAATTGGATGATATATCAtacgtttcaaaattt AGTGCCGGGAAAAAGAGATCTTCCGAAAATAAGGACACAAATCATGGATCAAGCAAGAAATCGAAAAGCTCGTCATCTTCTAAGACACCAGAAGCTGATAATGACTCTTCGAAGACACCAGAAGCTGATAATGACTCTTCTAAGACACCAGAAGCTGATAATGACTCTTCTAAGACACCAGAAGCTGATAATGACTCTTCTAAGACACCAGAAGCTGATAATGACTCTTCTAAGACACCAGAAGCTGATAATGACTCTTCTAAGACACCAGAAGCTGATAATGACTCTTCTAAGACACTAGAAGCTGATAATGACAATCATCTTCGTGGCCTACCAGAGTTGTCGCTATACAGA GTTCGGCATCTCAAACGAGAGGATATTCCTAAGTACAAAGACGTCAAGTGGAATATAGAAGACGGCAAAAAAAGAATACAAACGTTCTTAGAACAAGTTGAAACGGAGGCGACTGAAAATGGAAGCTGCTATTCGTGCacaattgattttgaaaataaagaagaagcatggaaaatcaaaaaaattaaacgaaaaAGAATAAAGGGCAACACGTTTCTTGAAGAGTTCACGAAGCTTGTCCATGAAAGTATTCCatcttaa
- the M01G12.7 gene encoding Decapping nuclease (Partially confirmed by transcript evidence): METQKIRVTTIAYYSRDSEMNVIPDSRPKTLNKNSTYFDRPYQTLPSLDGEFDDLGGGEFDLESFLQFIRQKDLYEGNCNKPDFVTNKNLLATIASFVPPTESSGSVQQKENIQILVVRVGGVYYLAKLSKENKKHRLFDCSFVFEHILTRATEDEMPMANGIVNKGVFKMEVPLGDGTFCTVLYTGELDAVDDRNNHVELKLFEGGLTEHVWKRRSQWMFWQSFFSNVLTLIIGSRNHPSLLEITDAKFDWPTNVLYDIETRSREEILEEVAKRFEGTEDHWTIEDGQKRLQSFFNLIKNSVKKDRDCYVITNDGSQWKIEQDHQKLAGTFRHVVEHILKSKGKMDINGNISYLPVREEWERSLIVKYLSENTESDETKAKKIVDRLGSGIGPEVAAVRCIGQPRHLQIVVNSIYQQRRCLRNVHKMKTSEFNGFYIERFISWEERKAFHEDQRNMARN; encoded by the exons ATGgagacccaaaaaattagagttACTACCATTGCATATTACAGTCGAGATTCTGAAat GAACGTTATTCCTGATTCACGACCCAAGACGCTCAACAAGAACAGTACGTACTTTGATCGCCCTTATCAGACACTTCCGAGTCTAGACGGAGAATTCGACGATCTCGGCGGCGGGGAGTTCGACTTGGAATCATTTCTTCAGTTCATTCGTCAGAAGGATTTATACGAGGGCAATTGTAACAAGCCAGATTTCGTAACAAACAAGAATCTTCTAGCAACAATCGCCTCATTTGTTCCTCCTACCGAAAGCAGTGGATCTGTTCAACaaaaggaaaatattcaaattcttgTTGTCCGAGTTGGTGGTGTGTAttatttggcaaaattgtCAAAGGAGAACAAGAAACACCGATTATTTGATTGCTCATTTGTCTTTGAGCACATCCTTACAAGAGCTACAGAAGATGAGATGCCAATGGCGAACGGGATCGTGAATAAGGGTGTGTTCAAGATGGAAGTTCCACTTGGAGACGGCACGTTCTGCACAGTTTTATACACAGGAGAACTGGATGCGGTTGACG ACAGGAATAATCATGTTGAGTTGAAGTTATTCGAGGGAGGACTCACTGAGCATGTTTGGAAACGGAGGAGTCAATGGATGTTTTGGCAGTCATTCTTCTCGAACGTCTTGACACTGATCATTGGTTCAAGAAATCATCCGAGTCTATTGGAGATAACTGATGCGAAATTCGATTGGCCGACTAACGTTCTATACGAT atcgaAACCCGGAGCAGAGAAGAAATTCTTGAAGAAGTTGCTAAGAGATTTGAAGGCACTGAAGACCATTGGACGATTGAGGATGGACAGAAGCGACTGCAGTCATTCTttaatttgatcaaaaactcAGTGAAAAAAGACAGAGACTGCTATGTTATTACAAATGACGGAAGCCAGTGGAAGATTGAACAGGACCATCAGAAGTTGGCAGGAACGTTCCGACACGTGGTCGAGCACATTTTGAAGAGTAAGGGCAAGATGGATATAAATGGGAACATATCGTATCTTCCTGTACGGGAGGAATGGGAGAGATCCCTCATCGTGAAGTATCTCTCTGAAAACACCGAGAGTGACGAGACAAAGGCGAAGAAGATAGTTGATCGCCTTGGTAGTGGAATCGGACCCGAGGTTGCAGCGGTACGTTGCATTGGCCAACCAAGACATCTCCAAATTGTGGTGAATAGTATTTATCAACAGAGAAGGTGCTTACGAAATGTACACAAAATGAAGACATCAGAGTTCAACGGATTTTATATCGAGCGGTTTATTTCATGGGAAGAACGAAAAGCTTTTCACGAAGACCAAAGGAATATGGCTAgaaactga